A single genomic interval of Helianthus annuus cultivar XRQ/B chromosome 13, HanXRQr2.0-SUNRISE, whole genome shotgun sequence harbors:
- the LOC110898066 gene encoding uncharacterized protein LOC110898066, which produces MAASNYRYLFNNRQQPITTDSIFELEESDIWNVTSSPEFHKPVPVSRISKKSASPVVGGMASSLPVNVPDWSKILKEDLSQHRRREADFDEFEYEGVGKRIPPHEFLARQSARTTSFSVHEGVGRTLKGRDLSRVRNAVWEKIGFQD; this is translated from the coding sequence ATGGCGGCATCAAACTACCGTTACCTCTTCAACAACCGACAACAACCTATTACCACAGACTCAATCTTCGAGCTCGAAGAATCCGACATCTGGAACGTGACGTCATCGCCGGAGTTTCATAAACCGGTGCCGGTTTCACGGATCTCGAAGAAATCGGCATCTCCGGTGGTCGGAGGAATGGCGTCGTCGTTGCCGGTCAACGTGCCGGACTGGTCAAAGATACTGAAGGAAGATTTGAGTCAACATCGGCGGCGAGAAGCTGATTTTGACGAGTTTGAGTACGAAGGTGTCGGAAAAAGGATCCCGCCGCATGAGTTTTTGGCGAGACAGTCGGCGAGAACGACGTCGTTTTCGGTTCATGAAGGTGTTGGGAGGACTTTGAAAGGACGAGATCTGAGTAGGGTTAGAAACGCTGTTTGGGAGAAAATTGGTTTTCaggattaa